A genomic region of Gemmata massiliana contains the following coding sequences:
- a CDS encoding alpha-ketoacid dehydrogenase subunit alpha/beta, translating to MTDPQTQRPTEELLRLYRQMLLIRRCEEQLAKSHQRGLVHGACHTYVGQEAIAVGVCSHLRREDVVFSTHRGHGHALAKGVPPVQLIAELYGRATGCSQGRGGSMHLFSPEVGMMGTSGIVGPCILQATGAGYSFRLLKQDHVAVAFFGDGAVNNAAFHEGLNLAAIWKLPVLFVCENNQFATEVPFAYAAGNPSVAARGATYGMPGIELDGNDVVAIRAAAGEAVARARSGGGPTLFECKTYRTRPHAEGMGDYTYRTREDVENWKTKCPIDRLRKAFSANLAPLDAIDAEVQREVETAQREAEASAWPDPATATTHIYAEARRPAPPPPADSGRDISYSQATLEALGAEMAANPGIFVLGEGIGIRGGNFKTTAGLYDKFGPERLRDTPICERGFVGLGGGAAMTGTRPVIDFMFADFVLDGVGEIVNQIAKMQYMSSGRLKMPILLRGCIGIGHSAATHHSGNYYPMYAHFPGLRVVIPSTPYDAKGLLHHALRCDDPVMFLEPREILSLTGPVPEAPYEIPFGQAALVTTGTDVTVVAIGRMVRKVLDVVADLGREGISVELIDPRTVAPLDTETIGASVAKTGRLLIVDEAFGLYGIGAEIAAQIADRFFDELDAPIKRLNSLHTPTPYSPPLEAAVVPNTDAIARAIRDLLAE from the coding sequence ATGACTGACCCGCAGACGCAGCGCCCCACCGAGGAACTGCTCCGGCTCTACCGGCAAATGCTCCTCATCCGTCGGTGCGAAGAACAGCTCGCGAAGTCCCACCAGCGCGGTCTCGTCCACGGCGCGTGTCACACCTACGTCGGCCAAGAGGCGATCGCGGTCGGCGTGTGCTCGCACTTGCGGCGCGAGGACGTGGTGTTCAGCACGCACCGCGGGCACGGGCACGCGCTCGCGAAGGGCGTGCCGCCGGTACAGCTCATCGCCGAACTGTACGGGCGCGCGACGGGGTGCTCGCAGGGGCGCGGCGGGAGCATGCACCTGTTCTCGCCCGAAGTGGGCATGATGGGCACGAGTGGGATCGTCGGCCCGTGCATCCTGCAAGCGACCGGCGCCGGGTACAGTTTCCGGTTGTTGAAGCAGGACCACGTCGCGGTTGCGTTCTTCGGCGACGGCGCGGTGAACAACGCGGCGTTCCACGAGGGGCTGAACCTCGCCGCCATCTGGAAATTGCCCGTCCTGTTCGTGTGCGAGAACAACCAGTTTGCGACGGAGGTGCCGTTCGCCTACGCCGCAGGGAACCCGAGCGTGGCCGCTCGCGGCGCAACTTACGGCATGCCCGGGATCGAACTCGACGGTAATGATGTTGTCGCGATTCGCGCGGCCGCGGGCGAAGCGGTCGCGCGGGCGCGGAGCGGCGGCGGGCCGACGCTGTTCGAGTGCAAAACTTACCGCACCCGCCCGCACGCAGAGGGCATGGGCGACTACACCTACCGCACCCGCGAGGACGTGGAGAACTGGAAGACCAAGTGTCCTATCGATCGGCTCCGCAAGGCGTTCTCGGCGAATCTCGCGCCCCTCGACGCCATTGATGCCGAAGTTCAGCGCGAGGTCGAAACCGCGCAACGTGAGGCCGAAGCGAGTGCGTGGCCCGACCCCGCAACGGCCACCACGCACATCTACGCCGAAGCACGCCGACCGGCCCCTCCTCCGCCCGCGGATTCGGGGCGCGACATTAGCTATTCGCAGGCCACGCTCGAAGCGCTCGGGGCGGAAATGGCGGCGAACCCCGGGATCTTCGTTCTGGGGGAGGGCATCGGCATTCGGGGGGGGAACTTCAAGACGACCGCGGGGCTGTACGACAAGTTTGGCCCGGAGCGCCTGCGCGACACTCCTATTTGCGAGCGCGGGTTCGTCGGGTTGGGGGGCGGAGCGGCCATGACCGGCACGCGGCCGGTGATCGACTTCATGTTCGCCGACTTCGTGCTCGACGGCGTGGGCGAGATCGTGAACCAGATCGCGAAAATGCAGTACATGAGTAGCGGGCGGCTCAAAATGCCGATCCTGCTGCGCGGCTGCATCGGCATCGGTCACTCCGCCGCGACGCACCACTCCGGCAACTACTACCCGATGTACGCGCACTTCCCCGGGCTGCGCGTGGTGATCCCGTCCACGCCCTACGACGCGAAGGGGCTGCTGCACCACGCGCTCCGCTGCGACGATCCGGTCATGTTCCTCGAGCCGCGCGAAATCCTGTCACTCACCGGACCGGTGCCGGAAGCGCCCTACGAGATTCCGTTTGGCCAAGCTGCGCTCGTGACCACAGGAACCGACGTGACCGTGGTCGCGATCGGCCGAATGGTTCGCAAGGTGCTCGACGTAGTCGCCGATCTCGGTCGCGAAGGAATTTCGGTCGAGCTGATCGATCCGCGAACAGTCGCGCCACTCGATACGGAGACCATCGGCGCATCGGTCGCGAAGACCGGCCGGCTACTCATCGTGGACGAAGCGTTCGGGCTGTACGGGATCGGCGCGGAAATCGCCGCACAGATCGCGGATCGGTTCTTCGACGAACTCGATGCCCCGATCAAGCGCCTGAACAGTCTGCACACCCCCACCCCCTACAGCCCGCCGCTCGAAGCCGCGGTGGTACCGAACACGGACGCCATCGCGCGCGCGATTCGCGACCTTCTTGCCGAGTAA
- a CDS encoding MFS transporter yields MPSPDLTPDAPNTVARSARYKVAWRILPLLFLLYIIAYLDRANVGFAKLKMKDDLGLSETVFGTGVALFFIGYLFLEIPGALLVEHWSARKWFARILVSWGFCSMAMALVETPAQFYAVRFLLGLAEAGFFPGVIVYFTHWFPRKDRARAMSVMLLGVPLSLALGARVSAVLLEQNWFDIKGWQWVFLVEGAPAVLLGAVVPFLLTDRPRNAKWLTPEERDWLENTLEAERKAASGTGTVSLKQALRMRNVWLLALAILATNIAGYVFVFWLATMVEGLLAATGRGSGATNVLNWTGCVYLCGFVAVLVSGWSSDRTGDRKWHCVTGQVGAGVTFALALVPGQPWGAVFAWLCLAGFFSMFWFTPFWVLPTLTLTSSAAAVAIGVINMCGNLAGAIGSPLLGALRDAGFSDQASMAFVTVCFTLGAVFVALVRVAPPVEEPND; encoded by the coding sequence ATGCCCTCTCCCGATCTCACTCCCGACGCCCCTAACACGGTCGCGCGCAGCGCCCGGTACAAGGTCGCGTGGCGCATCCTCCCACTGTTGTTCCTGCTCTACATCATCGCGTACCTCGACCGCGCCAACGTCGGCTTCGCCAAACTCAAGATGAAGGACGATCTCGGGTTGTCCGAGACCGTGTTCGGCACCGGTGTTGCGCTGTTCTTTATCGGGTACCTGTTCCTCGAAATTCCCGGCGCGCTGCTCGTGGAGCACTGGAGCGCGCGGAAGTGGTTCGCGCGCATCCTCGTTTCGTGGGGCTTCTGTTCGATGGCGATGGCGCTGGTCGAAACGCCCGCGCAGTTCTACGCCGTCCGCTTTTTGTTGGGCCTCGCGGAAGCCGGGTTCTTCCCGGGTGTGATCGTCTACTTCACCCACTGGTTCCCGCGGAAGGACCGCGCGCGGGCGATGTCCGTGATGCTGCTGGGCGTGCCGCTCAGCCTCGCGCTCGGGGCGCGCGTGTCCGCGGTGCTGCTCGAGCAGAATTGGTTCGACATCAAGGGCTGGCAGTGGGTGTTTCTGGTCGAGGGCGCGCCGGCCGTGCTCCTGGGCGCGGTGGTGCCGTTCCTGCTCACGGACCGCCCGCGGAACGCGAAGTGGCTCACACCCGAAGAACGCGATTGGCTCGAAAACACTTTGGAAGCGGAGCGCAAAGCGGCCAGCGGGACCGGGACCGTTTCGCTCAAACAGGCGCTTCGGATGCGGAACGTGTGGCTGCTGGCGCTGGCGATCCTCGCCACGAACATAGCCGGGTACGTGTTCGTCTTCTGGCTCGCGACGATGGTCGAGGGGCTGCTCGCGGCCACGGGGCGCGGGTCGGGTGCGACCAACGTGCTGAACTGGACCGGGTGCGTGTACCTGTGCGGGTTTGTTGCGGTGCTGGTGTCGGGCTGGTCGTCGGACCGCACCGGCGACCGCAAATGGCACTGCGTCACAGGTCAAGTTGGCGCAGGGGTGACCTTTGCGCTCGCTCTGGTTCCAGGGCAGCCCTGGGGCGCGGTGTTCGCGTGGCTGTGCCTGGCCGGGTTCTTCTCGATGTTCTGGTTCACGCCCTTCTGGGTGCTCCCGACTCTGACTCTCACTTCGTCGGCCGCGGCGGTCGCGATCGGCGTCATCAATATGTGCGGGAACCTCGCGGGTGCGATCGGCTCGCCCCTTTTGGGCGCGCTGCGGGACGCGGGGTTCAGCGATCAAGCTTCGATGGCGTTCGTAACGGTGTGCTTTACTCTCGGCGCGGTGTTCGTGGCACTGGTACGGGTCGCGCCGCCCGTGGAGGAACCGAATGACTGA
- a CDS encoding autotransporter outer membrane beta-barrel domain-containing protein has product MLSSLVRRAAPKTGRGSKRVSPARFRFHWEALEDRCVPALLTVTSANDNISEAGTLRYAIANADSGDTVVFAPAVSHITLTSGELLLDQDITIQGTEEAPLVISGAGASRIFEIAPTTHVLLAHLGITSGNGVANNPAGNAGYDGQGGGILNFGTVDIRTCKLWGNTTASGGGAIFNNYGLTTVSGSTLSGNVAHQLFNSDFFGGGAIDNEYGTVSVDGCTITDNWSRVNGGGVWNSGGAVTITDCVLRDNVAGGGVGGAVVNNLGPMTITGTKILNNSAGIHAGGVWNYYGDVVVSDSVFRANVAGESGGAIASESGEITVLGSVFKGNTAGSGGGAIFNSHGLTTVSGSTLSGNVAHQLFNSDFFGGGAIDNEYGTVSVDDCTIADNWSRVNGGGVWNSAGTVTITDSVLRGNVAAAGVGGAVVNNAGPLTITGTKVIGNSAAGHAGGVWNYYGTVNVWGSVFRGNTAGDSGGAIASESGTLTVISSRFIENTAANNGGAIFGSHSSISVQDSVLKRNAAGMSGGALFNFEGELHVGGSIFQDNVPDDIGGIYVDDGGNIFS; this is encoded by the coding sequence ATGCTATCCTCTCTCGTTCGCCGGGCGGCACCGAAGACCGGTCGGGGCAGTAAACGGGTTTCACCCGCTCGCTTCCGTTTTCATTGGGAGGCACTTGAGGACCGGTGCGTCCCGGCACTTCTGACCGTTACGAGCGCCAACGACAACATCTCTGAAGCGGGCACGCTCCGCTACGCGATCGCCAACGCCGACAGCGGAGACACCGTCGTCTTTGCACCAGCCGTTAGCCACATCACCCTGACGAGCGGGGAACTGCTACTCGACCAGGACATCACCATTCAGGGCACGGAAGAGGCCCCACTTGTGATTAGCGGGGCCGGGGCGTCGCGAATATTTGAGATCGCCCCCACCACTCACGTCCTGCTGGCGCACTTGGGGATCACATCGGGAAACGGTGTGGCGAACAACCCCGCCGGTAACGCGGGCTACGACGGTCAAGGGGGCGGGATTCTAAACTTCGGGACCGTTGACATCCGCACTTGCAAACTGTGGGGGAACACGACGGCAAGTGGCGGTGGCGCGATCTTCAACAACTACGGGCTCACGACCGTGAGTGGGAGCACGCTGTCGGGGAACGTGGCCCACCAGTTGTTCAACAGTGACTTCTTCGGCGGGGGCGCCATCGACAACGAGTACGGGACCGTGTCCGTGGACGGGTGCACGATCACGGACAACTGGTCACGGGTCAACGGCGGGGGCGTGTGGAACAGTGGAGGCGCGGTGACGATCACCGACTGCGTGCTCCGCGATAACGTGGCGGGCGGCGGCGTGGGAGGCGCCGTGGTTAATAACCTTGGGCCGATGACGATCACCGGGACCAAGATACTGAACAATTCGGCGGGCATACACGCGGGCGGGGTCTGGAACTATTACGGCGATGTTGTGGTCTCGGACTCGGTGTTCCGAGCAAACGTCGCGGGCGAGAGTGGCGGAGCGATCGCCAGTGAATCCGGGGAAATTACGGTGCTGGGCTCCGTGTTCAAAGGGAACACAGCGGGGAGTGGTGGTGGGGCGATCTTCAACAGTCACGGGCTCACGACCGTGAGTGGGAGCACATTGTCGGGGAACGTGGCCCACCAGTTGTTCAACAGTGACTTCTTTGGTGGAGGCGCCATCGACAACGAGTACGGGACCGTGTCGGTGGACGACTGCACGATCGCGGACAACTGGTCGCGGGTCAACGGTGGAGGCGTGTGGAACAGCGCGGGTACGGTGACGATCACCGACAGCGTACTTCGGGGCAACGTGGCGGCGGCCGGAGTCGGCGGCGCCGTGGTCAACAACGCCGGACCACTCACCATCACCGGAACAAAGGTGATCGGGAACTCTGCCGCCGGACACGCGGGCGGGGTCTGGAACTATTACGGCACCGTGAACGTTTGGGGTTCCGTTTTTAGGGGCAATACCGCGGGCGATAGTGGCGGCGCGATCGCCAGTGAATCGGGAACACTCACCGTGATCAGTTCCAGGTTCATCGAGAACACGGCCGCGAATAACGGGGGAGCGATCTTCGGTAGTCACAGCTCGATTTCGGTGCAGGACAGCGTGCTGAAACGAAATGCGGCCGGTATGTCGGGTGGCGCGCTCTTCAATTTCGAGGGTGAACTGCACGTTGGTGGGAGCATATTTCAGGACAACGTGCCCGACGACATTGGGGGAATCTACGTCGACGACGGAGGAAACATTTTCTCGTAA
- a CDS encoding S41 family peptidase, with the protein MPAPHALVRFLLPLVLLLSASVASGQEPIRFARTPDISPDGKTIAFSYLGDIWTVEAIGGVARPVTMHEAHDINPMFSPDGKWIAFSSNRFGQYDVFVVSAVGGKPKRLTFDHAPDMVTGWTQDGKSVVFTSPRSTAYPSNSECFTVSVESGAERKLNLFEAKEAHFSPSGNVVAFVRGPGTWYRRGYRGSSNDDIWVSEVDGKSPRRVTTFDGQDSYPMFSPDARKLYYVTENGSRSGCANIVCQPLSSDFTPAGPVKRLTMHEDDTVRHARVSGNGEWIVYECGADLWVANTQGDRSPRKLAIEVNADDKSNTERTITFTRDATEYALSPDENHAVLVIHGQLFLTKIPGGGKSTRLTEHAFADSNPTWSPDGKKILFASDRGGTTDLYVLEADDAEHPELTKAHKFKTTRLTNTVSEEISATFSPKGDQIAFIREGKLWLMKSDGSNQRVLVSAQKVLDYDWGPDGKHVAYCRMDGSFSAEIYISATDGTGAPVNVSRHATFNSDVSWSQTNGKLSFVGQRRNAYGVHVVSLQKPLADGSTRPPADQIDWDDLHLRVERPTNMSAEYGTVSPDGTQIAFRSLSNGDDLWIVSSNGALLTRMTSGGQVPSWIKWSKKTSFGTVYFLNGSGELRFVRTGFGFNSAGSGPPEPSKVAFSAKMTIKRDEEFAEMFAQCWRALSDNFYDSKHHGADWSAVRSKFLPLVAHTATREDLYALVSLMLGELNASHLGISGKMPTPDEWTADLGLIFDDTYRGPGLKVTEVLKRGPADKRGMNIKPGDIVLSIDRTELTSNVNVSKLLNNKIGEGVQLEIASDPRDAKTKRRIEIVAASRTRISQLMYERWVQQNADAVAKASDGKVGYIHIPGMDEPGLDTFVRALYSDHFDKEALVIDVRFNGGGFTHDQVLNYLAGKEHTFFKQRDGGEGLVLRSADRKWTKPMVVMANNRSYSDAEIFPHAFRALGLGKVVGQATGGFVIGTGSTRLIDGSSFRLPRIGVYTNKGINMEKQGVQPDVPVEVTPDDWAKGIDGQLLKAVDVVVLDVREWKKTKAGLAGTPAPSAPPATAPAQVPVAPMPHGTTPPPAPSSRPTTLIPMAEE; encoded by the coding sequence ATGCCCGCCCCGCACGCCCTCGTTCGGTTCCTGCTGCCGCTCGTGCTGCTCTTGTCCGCGTCGGTCGCGTCGGGCCAGGAACCGATCCGGTTCGCTCGCACCCCCGACATCTCGCCCGACGGCAAGACGATCGCGTTCAGCTACCTCGGCGACATCTGGACCGTTGAGGCCATCGGCGGCGTCGCCCGGCCGGTTACGATGCACGAGGCCCACGACATCAACCCGATGTTCAGCCCGGACGGGAAGTGGATCGCGTTCAGCTCGAACCGGTTCGGCCAGTACGACGTGTTCGTCGTTTCCGCGGTGGGCGGGAAGCCGAAGCGCCTCACGTTCGACCACGCGCCCGACATGGTGACGGGGTGGACGCAGGACGGGAAGAGCGTGGTCTTCACCTCGCCGCGGTCGACCGCGTACCCGTCCAACTCCGAGTGCTTCACCGTGTCAGTCGAGAGCGGCGCCGAGCGGAAACTGAACCTGTTCGAGGCCAAAGAAGCGCACTTCTCGCCCTCCGGGAACGTGGTCGCCTTCGTGCGCGGGCCGGGCACGTGGTACCGGCGCGGGTACCGCGGGTCGAGCAACGACGACATCTGGGTGAGTGAAGTGGACGGCAAAAGTCCGCGGCGCGTCACCACGTTCGACGGGCAGGACAGTTACCCGATGTTCAGCCCGGACGCGCGGAAACTCTACTACGTCACCGAGAACGGCAGCAGGTCCGGGTGCGCCAACATCGTGTGCCAGCCGCTCTCGTCCGACTTCACCCCCGCGGGACCGGTCAAGCGGCTCACGATGCACGAGGACGACACGGTGCGCCACGCCCGCGTCTCCGGCAACGGCGAGTGGATCGTGTACGAGTGCGGCGCGGACCTGTGGGTCGCCAACACGCAGGGCGACCGTTCCCCGCGCAAACTCGCCATTGAGGTGAATGCCGACGACAAATCGAATACCGAGCGCACGATCACATTCACCCGCGACGCGACCGAGTACGCGCTCTCGCCCGACGAGAACCACGCGGTGCTCGTGATCCACGGCCAACTGTTCCTGACGAAGATTCCCGGGGGCGGTAAGTCCACGCGACTCACCGAGCACGCCTTCGCCGATAGCAATCCGACGTGGTCGCCCGACGGCAAGAAGATCCTCTTCGCCTCTGATCGCGGGGGCACCACGGACCTGTACGTGCTCGAAGCGGACGACGCCGAGCATCCGGAACTGACCAAGGCCCACAAGTTCAAAACGACCCGGCTCACGAACACCGTGTCCGAAGAGATCAGCGCGACGTTCAGCCCGAAGGGGGACCAGATCGCGTTCATCCGCGAGGGCAAGCTCTGGCTGATGAAATCCGATGGCAGCAACCAGCGGGTGCTCGTGAGCGCCCAGAAGGTGCTCGATTACGACTGGGGGCCGGACGGGAAGCACGTCGCGTACTGCCGGATGGACGGCTCGTTCTCGGCGGAAATATACATCTCCGCGACCGATGGTACTGGCGCGCCTGTGAACGTGTCCCGGCACGCGACCTTCAACAGCGACGTGTCCTGGAGCCAGACGAACGGGAAGCTCTCGTTCGTGGGCCAGCGCCGGAACGCATATGGTGTTCACGTCGTTTCGCTCCAGAAGCCGCTCGCCGACGGCAGCACCCGGCCGCCCGCGGACCAGATCGACTGGGACGACCTGCACCTCCGGGTCGAGCGCCCCACGAACATGAGCGCCGAGTACGGCACCGTCTCGCCCGACGGCACCCAGATCGCGTTCCGCTCGCTGTCCAACGGCGACGACCTGTGGATCGTGAGCAGCAACGGCGCGCTCCTCACGCGCATGACGTCCGGTGGGCAGGTGCCGAGCTGGATCAAGTGGTCGAAGAAGACGTCGTTCGGGACGGTGTACTTCCTCAACGGGTCTGGGGAGCTGCGGTTCGTGCGCACCGGGTTCGGGTTCAATTCGGCGGGGAGCGGGCCGCCCGAACCGAGCAAGGTCGCGTTCTCGGCGAAGATGACGATCAAGCGCGACGAAGAGTTCGCCGAGATGTTCGCGCAGTGCTGGCGGGCGCTCTCGGACAATTTCTACGACTCCAAGCACCACGGCGCGGACTGGTCCGCGGTGCGGAGCAAGTTCCTGCCGCTCGTCGCGCACACCGCGACGCGCGAAGACCTCTACGCGCTCGTCAGCCTGATGCTCGGCGAGTTGAACGCCTCGCACCTCGGCATCAGCGGGAAGATGCCGACACCGGACGAGTGGACCGCGGACCTCGGGCTGATCTTCGACGACACCTATCGCGGACCGGGGCTCAAGGTCACCGAAGTGCTCAAGCGCGGCCCGGCCGACAAGCGCGGGATGAACATCAAACCGGGCGACATCGTGCTCTCGATCGACCGCACGGAACTGACCAGCAACGTGAACGTCTCGAAGCTGCTCAACAACAAGATCGGGGAGGGCGTGCAGCTCGAGATCGCGAGCGACCCGAGAGACGCGAAGACGAAGCGCCGGATCGAGATCGTCGCGGCGAGCCGGACCCGTATTTCGCAGCTCATGTACGAGCGCTGGGTGCAACAGAACGCCGACGCGGTCGCGAAGGCCAGCGACGGCAAGGTCGGCTACATCCACATTCCGGGCATGGACGAACCGGGGCTGGATACGTTCGTCCGCGCCCTGTACTCCGACCACTTCGACAAAGAGGCCCTGGTCATCGACGTGCGGTTCAACGGGGGCGGGTTCACGCACGACCAGGTGCTGAACTACCTCGCGGGGAAGGAGCACACGTTCTTCAAGCAGCGCGACGGCGGCGAGGGGCTCGTGCTCCGCAGCGCCGACCGGAAGTGGACGAAGCCGATGGTGGTCATGGCCAACAACCGGTCGTACTCCGACGCGGAAATCTTCCCGCACGCCTTCCGCGCTTTGGGGTTGGGCAAGGTCGTCGGTCAGGCGACCGGCGGGTTCGTGATCGGCACCGGCAGCACGCGGCTCATCGACGGCTCGTCGTTCCGGCTCCCGCGGATCGGGGTCTACACGAACAAGGGCATCAACATGGAGAAGCAGGGCGTGCAGCCGGACGTGCCCGTTGAAGTCACCCCCGACGACTGGGCGAAGGGTATCGACGGCCAGTTGCTCAAGGCCGTCGACGTCGTGGTCCTCGACGTCCGGGAGTGGAAGAAGACCAAGGCCGGTCTCGCCGGGACGCCCGCACCGAGTGCGCCGCCGGCCACCGCACCGGCCCAAGTACCGGTCGCACCGATGCCGCACGGCACGACTCCGCCACCCGCACCGAGCAGCCGACCCACAACGCTCATTCCGATGGCGGAGGAGTAG
- a CDS encoding EF-hand domain-containing protein gives MWKKWLAFSGMLGLIVLLDPTPTPAQPGSGKGGKGGFGRDNGGGGGFQGGGTGFGGGGFQGGGGGFPGTGGGGFQGGGGGGFQGVPGGGGGRDRGNGGGFQGSGGGFPGAGGGFQGGGMGPGAGGFPGAGFPGSGTGGNGGRDRGNGGGGFPGGGFPGGGGGFQGGPGGGGGFPGGGPGGGMGPGGGPGGARRGMDPEQAWAGLQRLTNSTGDTIDLGAIPPQMREMMKGMAERTGTRPLPDSGSMTKADFLAHQAANEAIRAASSGNGGPGRGPGGGMGPGGPGNWGGGPGGFGGWGGGENGWGGGENGWGQRQSEKRETEEEKPIAMRYGKLPKDLPSWFEQDDTDKDGQIGLYEWRKAGKDIQEFTEYDLNKDGFITADEYLRSVRQRSINAKITSYEEDGTRPANWGLNSAGGNEPKGPGRGPGGFGPGGSNFGGPKGDRGDKSDRGSEERKSEERKGERKGNPFIKKG, from the coding sequence ATGTGGAAGAAGTGGCTCGCGTTTTCCGGCATGCTCGGTCTGATCGTCCTCCTCGACCCGACGCCCACACCGGCTCAACCCGGCAGTGGTAAGGGCGGAAAGGGTGGTTTCGGGCGGGATAACGGCGGTGGCGGCGGCTTCCAGGGCGGTGGTACGGGTTTTGGCGGTGGGGGCTTCCAAGGCGGTGGCGGCGGGTTCCCTGGCACGGGCGGCGGTGGCTTCCAGGGTGGCGGCGGTGGGGGCTTCCAAGGCGTCCCCGGCGGTGGAGGAGGTCGCGACCGCGGTAACGGCGGTGGCTTCCAAGGTAGTGGCGGCGGGTTCCCCGGCGCGGGCGGTGGCTTCCAGGGTGGGGGCATGGGACCGGGCGCGGGCGGGTTCCCCGGTGCTGGGTTCCCGGGTAGTGGTACGGGGGGCAACGGTGGCCGTGACCGCGGTAACGGTGGTGGCGGGTTCCCGGGCGGAGGGTTCCCGGGTGGTGGCGGTGGCTTCCAGGGTGGCCCCGGCGGTGGTGGCGGGTTCCCGGGCGGTGGCCCCGGTGGTGGTATGGGGCCGGGCGGCGGGCCTGGTGGCGCTCGCAGGGGCATGGATCCAGAACAAGCATGGGCGGGGTTACAACGACTCACGAACAGCACCGGCGACACGATTGATCTCGGTGCGATTCCCCCCCAAATGCGCGAGATGATGAAGGGGATGGCCGAACGAACGGGCACCCGCCCGTTGCCCGACAGCGGCTCGATGACAAAAGCCGACTTCCTCGCTCACCAAGCCGCGAATGAAGCCATTCGCGCGGCGTCCTCTGGCAACGGCGGTCCGGGGCGCGGCCCCGGCGGTGGCATGGGGCCGGGCGGACCGGGTAACTGGGGCGGTGGCCCCGGTGGTTTCGGCGGCTGGGGCGGTGGCGAGAACGGTTGGGGCGGCGGTGAGAACGGTTGGGGCCAGCGCCAATCCGAGAAGCGAGAAACCGAAGAAGAGAAACCGATTGCGATGCGATACGGCAAACTGCCGAAGGATCTCCCGTCGTGGTTCGAGCAAGACGATACCGACAAGGACGGACAGATCGGCCTCTACGAGTGGCGCAAGGCCGGCAAGGACATCCAAGAATTCACGGAGTACGATCTAAACAAAGACGGGTTCATAACCGCCGACGAATACCTGCGGTCCGTTCGTCAGCGGAGCATCAACGCCAAGATCACCAGCTACGAAGAAGACGGCACCCGCCCCGCTAACTGGGGCCTCAACTCAGCGGGGGGCAACGAACCGAAGGGTCCGGGACGAGGGCCGGGTGGTTTTGGCCCCGGGGGGAGCAACTTCGGTGGGCCGAAAGGTGACAGAGGCGATAAAAGCGACAGAGGGAGCGAAGAACGAAAAAGCGAAGAGCGAAAGGGCGAACGGAAGGGCAACCCCTTCATCAAGAAAGGGTAA
- a CDS encoding transposase produces the protein MRRGYSTITPAVVHALTRRTLERTLGWTDHKGSITVGQLIDVVLLVAATTRTLFAVVTRYFHFSHETARQAVRANLGSEDHLTARLVDALHDAARFTRRDRNRRWTCALDVHYVPFYGDRSTPGIIGGPKKAGTSFFHAYATCVLIHKHRRYTVGLVTVHKGDKPHQQVRALLDHVAARGLTVGGVVLDAGFDSGEARLLLQQRDLYYAVPIRKKGKGMNRRNECYTPPSGTVATMEWVTEKTRRSVSTRVLVWRRPGESHARVYAFSGWGDAGAVSEAKRAWLGRRRYRERFGIETSYRQKNQARGWTTSTNPEYRLLLEGVALLLRQVWVCLALRIARAQNRNAWVHELPLAEMLDWLTQRIRSRYPRTRCITLTHNTLTRAVTP, from the coding sequence ATGCGACGTGGTTACTCTACGATCACCCCGGCAGTGGTCCACGCGCTGACGCGGCGGACCTTGGAACGGACCCTGGGTTGGACCGACCACAAGGGCTCCATCACCGTGGGCCAACTGATCGACGTGGTGCTGTTAGTGGCCGCCACCACCCGGACCCTGTTCGCCGTGGTGACCCGGTACTTCCACTTCTCGCACGAGACCGCACGACAGGCCGTTCGTGCGAACCTGGGCTCCGAGGACCACCTCACGGCCCGGTTGGTCGATGCCCTTCACGACGCGGCCCGGTTCACGCGCCGGGACCGGAACCGCCGGTGGACGTGTGCCCTCGACGTGCACTACGTCCCGTTCTACGGGGACCGCTCGACCCCGGGGATCATTGGCGGACCCAAGAAGGCCGGGACCTCGTTCTTCCACGCCTACGCCACGTGTGTCCTGATCCACAAGCACCGGCGATACACGGTCGGGTTGGTCACGGTGCACAAAGGGGACAAGCCACATCAGCAGGTACGAGCGCTGCTGGACCACGTGGCGGCCCGTGGGCTCACGGTTGGTGGAGTGGTGCTGGACGCCGGGTTCGACAGCGGGGAAGCGCGGCTGCTGTTGCAGCAACGGGATCTGTACTACGCGGTGCCGATCCGCAAGAAGGGGAAAGGCATGAACCGGCGCAACGAGTGCTACACCCCGCCGTCGGGCACCGTCGCCACGATGGAATGGGTGACCGAGAAGACGCGCCGGTCCGTGTCCACCCGGGTGCTCGTGTGGCGCCGCCCGGGTGAATCGCACGCGCGGGTATATGCGTTCTCGGGTTGGGGTGATGCGGGGGCCGTATCCGAGGCGAAGCGCGCGTGGCTCGGGCGGCGCCGGTACCGGGAGCGGTTCGGGATCGAAACCAGTTACCGGCAGAAGAACCAGGCCCGCGGGTGGACCACCAGCACCAACCCCGAGTACCGGTTGTTACTGGAGGGTGTGGCGTTGCTGTTGCGCCAGGTGTGGGTGTGCTTGGCACTCCGGATCGCACGCGCCCAGAACCGGAATGCGTGGGTGCATGAACTCCCGCTGGCCGAGATGCTCGACTGGCTCACACAACGGATCCGCTCACGATACCCACGCACGCGATGTATCACACTGACCCACAATACACTTACACGCGCGGTAACGCCTTGA